The following are encoded together in the Callithrix jacchus isolate 240 chromosome 19, calJac240_pri, whole genome shotgun sequence genome:
- the IGFN1 gene encoding immunoglobulin-like and fibronectin type III domain-containing protein 1 isoform X1, which translates to MAGKLRKSHIPGVSIWQLVEEIPEGYSTPDFEQKPVTLALPEGKNAVFRALVCGEPRPEVRWQNSKGDLSNSSKYKISSSPGSKEHVLQINKLTGEDTDLYRCTAVNVYGEAACSARLTVIEVGFRKNRKRQKEPQEDLRKELMDFRKLLKKRAPPAPEKKIDLGQVWQLLMTADRKDYEQICMKYGIVDYRGMLRRLQEMKKEQEDKMAQYVNAIANLRHVKVTKEGIAKFDLELDLKDSQSKIYLYKDGEMVPYGFNNQTKHSLRRLGKRYQFQIRDLQPEDSGIYQVKVEDAVVFSTELEASAIPARVVVPLTETRCEEQGDAVFECTLSSPCPSAAWHFRHRLLHPSDKYEVFVSPDGLTHRLVVRGARFSDMGPYSLGTGLHSSSAWLVVEAGKDKDLQSTSAVHQLQKQGAQASGAEDSGSISSQGEKFREQGPRGNSLDGAGPASGLQHIASPDRDGLGRHGYSLMGDKGAADSSWGPGEEGEGFLEVETSRVTLPRENQPHREGGWAGNFAVGVHLQGESSEPGLGLPEKRQQDGGRDSNGDGCWRTAGGWEAGSCALQAGGVGSSREGKELRGDSRGDSGGQLDRHGQEQLWDALLGPGRGKRDLQGYQSDPVGSWPRGKQMEKISQGDSLAEMEEVDASSREARRGVVAWGSGTGLGEAGGSNGAGGPGTLEFTGARGSGSKAGMGPESWGSQGGIVTDYGDARGYWGSEEFLGQTPGGKDFQEPSMSGGRKFLLGDGSPEAKAEDSLQEADGLYQGEPMVGGSVYKTGPGGPGDLRGCEGGLRGLRGRDGQEIAWALGEVGDEPRSFQSSQGWTAGHRAPGGACRIDSKGTSPWDDTPSSLRKTGVQGQEGMGGVWVAGMTESGQGVEARSHGLSRSPGLGARGSGGTLGDTEGFRGPGSIGSEPDFWNGSGSSGVKGPRGETGYKDGLEGPGRMESRYESGLGYSRGLGSESGAGYSYGSGVPGEMGSSHGAGCRVSSGAPVGMESEEGGAYKHGSAVSGGVWSGNEEDSGPAGGRPGRRASLKNGSGGADGAPMGGARNWASACQGGMGPGGGHHSDGALGSPGMVESVGRGGLKAPGALETVETRSVEAEPGSSGRIRPWGQTGNYGGFRSSEDLGAFGEGGYEDGSGGPEAMEPGSLRAGSKVGEGNGTRGPGVRASGAGAGYRDDTRDPEALTLHIGAASESQWAYKAGSGHPGAQGTEVTAAYGGGSRGLGPRSTRPGGEAGFRDGSGGIQGMGSADGPGCRKGIGSSGEMGSVDKEGYRKDLGAPENMGSGSKAAYRDGAGGSGEMGSMDEAGYRKYLGAPEGMGSGSKAGYRGGLKGSRKMGSVAEADYRKDLGVPEGMGTGYRGCLRGSGEMGSVDESCHRNGIGGYREMGSGYREDLGAPEGMGTGSNTGYRGGLRGSGEMRSNDEAAYRKDLGVSEGVGSGSKAGYRGGLRGSGEMGSVNEEGYKQDLGAPEGMGSGSKAGFRDGLGGSGEMGSVDEAGYRKDLGAPEGMGSGYRGGLGGSGEIGTVNEAGYRKDLGAPEGMGSGSYTDSKNGVGGSGKISSGGEAGYRNVLGGSGRIPSGSEACSRGSLEDSGGILSWSEAGSREGFGGTDGMASGGEVDYRGGSGRSGKMGPGSEMGCGDGSGRLGGPSSLAGTGHEGRPRGHEAMGHRSGYWVTSEGGTSSKDGPETARETGLVDGAGPGVEYMAGMAGAASGIAHRGRGPGVLRSQVGSQTPSDGRGSTNGLGDYRTSRIPEAEEAAGTKGKSDVKEWQDSSGTPASSRDKGAPRAKDRSLDHAGIIGASGFLDGNGAVEGETWAGMAALESGYEQDIGKAGLGMTDRGRVADWGGSASQGDGDSLLGGRRMGAGSGSSAGTGQDLDSSSMPGGRDKTTSGLAESQGMSNAWAPDWEDQGFGRGSTGVGKQPAGSRVSSSLQQKDIAFGRTQEGPGGSKGREGAPDQEVAGGCQSPWSPDSKGSSPGRGRSGGTEGSSILGKGNLTELGNVFTPKPGESGPQGAWHGLDGPFGRKASGDGSGGTQSLSSQLGKGQRGGKRGPLGSLKAENGEAQGPGALKEDERQGAEEAGRSGRRLGSLRCSSQAQSGAEVGEAKRRGSDRVGSRGQPPIGENWGCQEEMLNEDQSWEPPGHLGSKRDGKDSRLDICGEKRDATQSSTSRYKPGTGRFSKEAQGPMGHFSQGLADKEVQQGEAATLSCTLTSDLGPGTWFKDGVKLTAQDGVIFEQEGLVRRLFIAHAQGTQAGRYTFVAGDQQSEATLTVQDAPTIAPDVTEKLREPLVIKAGKPVTVKIPFQSHLPIQASWRKDGAEMVGSGDREAQVDLGDGYSRLCLPSAGRKDCGQYSVTLRSKGGSVQVEFTLQVIDKPDLPQGPLEVQDCHKAGVCLCWRPPRDDGGRPVERYVVERRQAGRSTWLHVGETPADSTTFTDAHVELGRKYTFRVRAVTSEGTGEALESEETLVAPEALPKAPSAPAILSASSQGITLTWTAPQGPGSAHILGYLIERRKKGSNTWTAVNDQPVPERKWTVADVRQGCQYEFRVTAVAPSGPGEPGPPSDAVFARDPMRPPGPVRNLQVTDTSNTSITLSWAGPDAQDGDEAQGYIVELCGSDSLQWLPCHVGTVPATTYTAKGLRPREGYFVRVTAVNEGGQSQPTALDTLVQAMPVTVCPKFLMDSSTKDLLTVKVGDTVRVPVSFEAVPMPEVTWLKDGLPLPKRSVTITKDGLTQLLIPVASLSDSGLYTVVLRTPQGKEVAHSFHIRVAACPQAPGPINLQENVLGTVTAEWEPSPDEAQGVPLHYAIFTRSSAHGPWREAADRIHTNRFTLLGVVPGHEYYFRVVAKNELGTSKPSDTSQPWCIPRQHDRFTVKAPSYREPDLSQKPRFLVGLRSHLLPQGCECCMSCAVQGSPRPHVTWFKNDQSLEGNPGVYSTDLLGVCSLTIPSVSPKDSGEYKAVAENMLGQAVSTATLIVIESSS; encoded by the exons ATGGCAG GGAAGCTCCGGAAGTCCCACATCCCTGGGGTGAGCATCTGGCAGCTGGTGGAGGAGATCCCTGAAGGCTACAGCACGCCGGACTTTGAGCAGAAGCCCGTCACCTTGGCTCTGCCAGAGG ggAAAAATGCTGTTTTTCGGGCTCTGGTCTGTGGGGAGCCCAGGCCCGAGGTGCGTTGGCAGAACTCCAAAGGTGACCTCAGTAACTCCAGCAAGTACAAGATTTCCTCCAGCCCCGGCAGCAAGGAGCATGTGCTGCAG ATCAACAAGCTGACAGGCGAGGACACAGATCTGTACCGCTGCACAGCGGTGAATGTGTATGGAGAGGCTGCATGCTCAGCGAGACTCACCGTCATCGAAG TTGGCTTTAGGAAGAATCGGAAGAGGCAAAAGGAACCACAGGAAG ACCTCAGGAAGGAGCTGATGGACTTCCGGAAGCTGCTGAAAAAAAG GGCCCCACCAGCCCCTGAGAAAAAGATAGACCTTGGGCAGGTATGGCAGCTGCTGATGACGGCAGACAGGAAGGACTACGAGCAGATCTGCATGAAGTATGGCATCGTCGACTACCGGGGCATGCTGCGCAGGCTGCAGGAGATGAAGAAGGAGCAGGAGGACAAGATGGCACAG TATGTCAATGCCATCGCCAACTTGAGACACGTCAAGGTCACCAAGGAGGGAATTGCAAAGTTTGACCTGGAGCTGGATCTCAAGGATTCTCAGAGCAAGATTTACCTGTACAAG GACGGTGAGATGGTCCCCTATGGCTTCAACAACCAGACCAAGCACAGTCTGCGCCGGCTGGGGAAGCGCTACCAGTTCCAGATCCGGGACCTGCAGCCCGAGGACTCTGGGATCTACCAGGTGAAGGTGGAGGATGCTGTGGTCTTCTCCACAGAGCTGGAGGCCAGCG CCATCCCCGCCAGAGTGGTGGTCCCGCTGACCGAGACCCGCTGTGAGGAGCAGGGTGATGCAGTCTTCGAGTGCACCCTCTCCAGCCCCTGCCCTAGTGCAGCCTGGCATTTCCGGCACCGGCTACTCCACCCCAGTGACAAATATGAAGTGTTTGTGTCCCCTGACGGGCTGACCCACCGGTTGGTGGTGAGGGGGGCCCGTTTTTCAGACATGGGCCCCTACTCGCTGGGCACTGGGCTCCACTCTTCCAGTGCCTGGCTGGTGGTTGAAG CTGGGAAGGATAAAGACCTTCAGTCCACAAGTGCTGTCCACCAACTGCAGAAGCAAGGAGCCCAGGCCTCAGGAGCAGAAGACTCTGGGAGCATCAGCAGCCAGGGAGAGAAATTCAGAGAGCAGGGCCCCAGGGGAAACTCCCTTGATGGGGCTGGGCCAGCTTCTGGGCTCCAGCACATAGCCAGCCCAGACAGGGACGGCCTTGGCAGGCATGGCTACTCCTTGATGGGGGACAAAGGGGCAGCTGACTCATCCTGGGGCCctggagaggagggtgagggctTTCTAGAAGTAGAGACAAGCAGAGTCACTCTTCCTAGGGAAAATCAGCCCCACAGAGAGGGAGGCTGGGCTGGAAACTTTGCAGTGGGGGTCCATCTACAGGGAGAGAGCTCAGAACCAGGGTTGGGCCTCCCAGAAAAACGACAGCAAGATGGTGGCAGAGACAGCAACGGTGATGGATGCTGGAGGACAGCAGGGGGCTGGGAGGCTGGGTCCTGTGCGCTTCAGGCTGGAGGAGTGGGGAGcagcagggaaggaaaggagcTCAGAGGGGACAGTAGAGGGGACAGTGGAGGACAATTAGACAGGCACGGCCAGGAGCAACTGTGGGATGCTCTACTGGGACCtgggagaggaaagagggatCTGCAGGGATACCAGTCTGATCCTGTAGGGTCCTGGCCAAGAGGAAAGCAGATGGAGAAGATTTCGCAGGGTGATAGCCTGGCTGAGATGGAGGAAGTGGATGCTTCGAGTAGGGAAGCCAGGAGAGGAGTGGTAGCATGGGGTAGTGGGACTGGCCTGGGAGAAGCTGGAGGCAGCAATGGGGCAGGAGGTCCTGGCACCCTGGAGTTTACTGGAGCAAGAGGTTCTGGCTCCAAGGCAGGCATGGGCCCTGAATCCTGGGGTTCCCAAGGAGGTATAGTTACTGACTATGGGGATGCCAGGGGATACTGGGGGTCAGAAGAGTTTCTAGGACAGACACCTGGAGGCAAGGACTTCCAGGAACCATCAATGTCAGGTGGTAGAAAATTCCTTCTGGGAGATGGGAGTCCTGAGGCCAAAGCTGAAGACTCACTGCAGGAGGCAGATGGTCTATACCAGGGGGAGCCTATGGTTGGAGGAAGTGTCTACAAAACTGGCCCTGGAGGCCCAGGAGACCTCAGGGGCTGTGAAGGTGGCCTCCGGGGGCTCAGGGGAAGGGATGGCCAGGAAATAGCTTGGGCCTTGGGCGAGGTAGGAGATGAGCCCAGAAGCTTCCAGTCTTCCCAGGGCTGGACAGCAGGTCACAGAGCCCCAGGTGGTGCTTGCAGAATAGACTCTAAGGGCACAAGTCCTTGGGATGACACGCCATCTAGCCTCAGAAAAACTGGGGTCCAAGGGCAAGAGGGTATGGGTGGTGTCTGGGTGGCTGGAATGACAGAGTCTGGTCAGGGGGTGGAGGCCAGAAGCCATGGGCTAAGTCGGTCTCCAGGCCTGGGTGCTCGGGGATCTGGAGGAACACTAGGAGATACGGAAGGATTCAGAGGTCCTGGGTCAATAGGGTCTGAACCAGATTTCTGGAATGGATCAGGGAGCTCTGGAGTAAAAGGACCCAGAGGTGAGACAGGTTATAAGGATGGCTTGGAAGGTCCTGGGAGAATGGAATCTAGGTACGAGAGTGGCTTAGGATATTCTAGGGGACTAGGTTCTGAAAGTGGGGCTGGTTATAGCTATGGCTCAGGGGTGCCAGGAGAAATGGGATCCAGCCATGGTGCTGGTTGTAGAGTGTCCTCTGGGGCACCTGTGGGAATGGAGTCTGAGGAAGGGGGTGCTTACAAGCATGGCTCCGCAGTGTCTGGGGGAGTGTGGTCTGGAAACGAAGAAGATTCTGGCCCTGCAGGAGGAAGGCCTGGGAGACGTGCCAGTCTTAAGAATGGCTCAGGTGGCGCTGATGGAGCACCCATGGGGGGAGCCAGGAATTGGGCCTCTGCATGCCAGGGTGGCATGGGCCCTGGGGGAGGGCACCATTCAGATGGTGCCCTAGGGAGTCCTGGGATGGTGGAGTCTGTGGGTAGAGGTGGTCTCAAGGCCCCTGGAGCACTGGAGACTGTTGAGACTCGAAGTGTGGAAGCAGAGCCAGGGAGCTCTGGAAGAATAAGACCTTGGGGTCAGACTGGAAATTATGGGGGCTTCAGGTCCTCAGAGGACCTGGGGGCCTTTGGAGAAGGAGGCTATGAAGATGGCTCTGGGGGTCCAGAAGCCATGGAGCCAGGGTCTCTGAGGGCAGGGAGCAAAGTGGGTGAAGGGAATGGGACAAGAGGCCCTGGTGTCAGGGCCTCTGGAGCTGGAGCTGGTTATAGGGATGATACCAGGGACCCTGAGGCACTCACGCTTCACATCGGGGCTGCTTCTGAGAGCCAGTGGGCTTATAAGGCTGGATCAGGACATCCAGGGGCTCAGGGAACTGAGGTCACTGCAGCATATGGAGGAGGGTCAAGGGGCCTTGGGCCTAGAAGTACAAGGCCAGGGGGTGAGGCAGGCTTTAGAGATGGTTCAGGGGGCATCCAAGGAATGGGATCAGCTGATGGGCCAGGTTGTAGGAAAGGTATTGGGAGTTCTGGGGAAATGGGGTCAGTGGATAAAGAAGGTTATAGGAAAGATTTGGGGGCTCCTGAGAATATGGGTTCAGGAAGCAAGGCTGCTTATAGGGATGGTGCAGGGGGTTCTGGGGAAATGGGGTCAATGGATGAAGCAGGTTACAGGAAATATTTAGGGGCTCCTGAGGGAATGGGTTCAGGGAGCAAGGCAGGTTATAGGGGTGGTTTAAAGGGTTCCAGGAAAATGGGATCAGTGGCTGAAGCAGATTATAGGAAAGATTTGGGGGTTCCTGAGGGAATGGGCACAGGTTATAGGGGTTGTTTAAGGGGTTCTGGGGAGATGGGGTCAGTGGATGAGTCATGTCATAGGAATGGGATTGGAGGTTATAGGGAAATGGGGTCAGGTTATAGGGAGGATCTGGGGGCTCCTGAGGGAATGGGCACAGGAAGCAACACAGGGTACAGGGGGGGTTTAAGGGGTTCTGGGGAAATGAGGTCAAATGATGAGGCAGCCTATAGGAAGGATTTGGGGGTTTCTGAGGGAGTGGGTTCAGGGAGCAAGGCAGGTTATAGGGGTGGCTTAAGGGGTTCTGGGGAAATGGGATCAGTGAATGAGGAAGGTTATAAGCAGGATTTGGGGGCTCCTGAGGGAATGGGCTCAGGGAGTAAGGCAGGTTTTAGGGATGGTTTAGGGGGTTCTGGGGAGATGGGGTCAGTGGACGAGGCAGGTTATAGGAAGGATTTGGGGGCTCCTGAGGGAATGGGTTCAGGTTATAGGGGTGGCTTAGGGGGTTCTGGGGAAATAGGGACAGTAAATGAGGCAGGTTATAGGAAGGATTTGGGGGCTCCTGAGGGAATGGGCTCAGGGAGTTACACAGATTCTAAGAATGGTGTAGGTGGTTCTGGAAAAATCAgttcaggaggtgaggcaggttaTAGGAATGTTTTAGGGGGATCTGGGAGGATTCCGTCAGGGAGTGAGGCATGTTCTAGGGGTAGTTTGGAGGATTCTGGGGGCATTTTGTCATGGAGTGAGGCAGGTTCTAGGGAAGGCTTTGGAGGAACTGATGGCATGGCATCAGGGGGTGAGGTCGATTACAGGGGAGGCTCAGGAAGATCTGGGAAAATGGGGCCAGGGAGTGAGATGGGTTGTGGAGATGGTTCAGGGAGGCTTGGAGGACCAAGCTCACTGGCAGGAACAGGACATGAGGGTAGACCCAGAGGTCACGAAGCCATGGGGCACAGGTCAGGATATTGGGTAACATCAGAGGGTGGCACAAGCTCCAAGGATGGTCCAGAGACAGCCAGAGAAACAGGACTTGTGGATGGGGCAGGACCTGGGGTGGAATATATGGCTGGAATGGCGGGTGCTGCAAGTGGCATAGCACACAGAGGCAGAGGCCCAGGAGTGCTGAGGTCTCAGGTAGGGTCACAGACTCCTTCAGATGGGCGAGGCTCCACCAATGGTCTTGGGGACTATAGAACCTCAAGGATCcctgaggctgaggaggctgctgGTACCAAGGGAAAATCAGATGTCAAAGAGTGGCAAGATAGTTCTGGGACTCCAGCGTCTTCTAGGGACAAAGGGGCTCCAAGGGCGAAGGATAGATCTCTAGACCACGCAGGGATTATAGGGGCTTCTGGGTTTCTCGATGGCAACGGGGCAGTGGAAGGTGAGACCTGGGCAGGAATGGCTGCTCTGGAGTCTGGATATGAACAGGACATTGGGAAAGCAGGCCTAGGAATGACAGACAGGGGTAGAGTTGCTGACTGGGGGGGATCAGCATCTCAGGGAGATGGGGACTcacttttgggaggcagaaggatGGGAGCAGGCTCAGGGAGCTCAGCGGGGACAGGCCAGGATCTGGACAGCAGCTCTATGCCTGGGGGAAGGGACAAGACAACATCAGGGCTTGCTGAGAGCCAAGGGATGAGCAATGCTTGGGCTCCCGATTGGGAAGACCAGGGGTTTGGCCGAGGCAGCACAGGTGTTGGGAAGCAGCCCGCAGGCTCCAGGGTTTCCAGTTCTCTGCAGCAGAAAGACATTGCTTTTGGTAGGACCCAGGAAGGGCCAGGGGGCTCTAAGGGCAGGGAGGGTGCACCAGACCAAGAGGTGGCTGGTGGATGCCAAAGCCCATGGTCCCCGGATAGCAAAGGTTCAAGTCCTGGAAggggcaggtctggtggcacaGAGGGCTCAAGTATCCTGGGCAAAGGGAATTTGACTGAGTTGGGGAATGTCTTCACCCCAAAACCTGGTGAGTCAGGTCCTCAGGGAGCCTGGCATGGCTTAGATGGTCCCTTTGGCAGAAAAGCCTCTGGAGATGGGTCAGGAGGGACCCAGAGCCTGAGCTCTCAGCTAGGCAAGGgacagagaggaggaaagagggggCCCTTGGGGTCCCTGAAGGCTGAGAATGGTGAGGCTCAGGGTCCTGGGGCCCTAAAAGAGGATGAGAGGCAGGGAGCAGAAGAGGCTGGGAGGTCAGGCAGGAGGCTTGGCTCACTCAGGTGCAGCTCTCAGGCACAGTCaggggctgaggttggagaagCAAAGAGAAGGGGATCAGACAGGGTCGGAAGCAGGGGGCAGCCACCAATTGGGGAGAACTGGGGCTGCCAAGAAGAGATGCTGAATGAAGATCAGAGCTGGGAGCCCCCTGGTCACCTTGGTAGCAAGAGAGATGGAAAAGACAGCAGGCTGGACAtctgtggagaaaagagagatgCTACCCAGAGTTCCACATCCAGATACAAGCCTGGCACTGGCAGGTTCTCCAAGGAGGCCCAAG GCCCCATGGGCCACTTCTCCCAGGGCCTGGCTGACAAGGAGGTGCAGCAGGGGGAGGCTGCCACCCTCTCCTGTACCCTCACCAGCGACCTGGGACCCGGCACCTGGTTTAAGGATGGAGTCAAG CTCACCGCCCAGGATGGAGTCATCTTTGAGCAAGAAGGTCTTGTACGCCGACTCTTCATTGCACATGCGCAGGGGACCCAAGCCGGGAGGTACACCTTTGTAGCCGGCGACCAGCAGAGCGAGGCCACCCTGACTGTCCAGG ATGCCCCCACCATTGCTCCAGATGTGACAGAGAAACTGAGAGAGCCACTGGTGATCAAGGCTGGGAAGCCGGTAACAGTGAAGATCCCCTTCCAGAGCCACCTCCCCAttcaggcttcctggaggaaggacGGGGCTGAGATGGTGGGCAGTGGTGacagggaggcccaggtggaccTGGGGGATGGCTACTCCCGGCTGTGCCTCCCCAGCGCAGGCAGAAAGGACTGTGGCCAGTACAGTGTGACGCTGAGGAGCAAGGGAGGCTCCGTGCAAGTTGAATTCACCCTGCAAGTCATAG ACAAGCCTGATCTCCCACAAGGCCCTCTGGAGGTTCAGGATTGCCACAAGGCTGGTGTCTGCCTTTGCTGGCGGCCCCCAAGGGATGATGGGGGCCGGCCTGTAGAGCGCTATGTGGTGGAAAGACGGCAGGCTGGCAGGAGCACTTGGCTACATGTGGGCGAGACCCCCGCTGACAGCACCACCTTCACGGATGCCCATGTGGAGCTGGGCAGGAAGTACACCTTCCGAGTGCGGGCTGTGACCTCGGAGGGCACTGGTGAGGCCCTGGAGTCTGAGGAGACATTGGTGGCTCCTGAGG CTCTCCCCAAGGCCCCTTCCGCACCAGCCATCCTGTCGGCCTCCAGCCAGGGCATTACACTAACATGGACGGCACCTCAGGGCCCTGGCAGTGCCCACATCCTGGGCTACCTGATCGAGAGGCGTAAGAAGGGCAGCAATACCTGGACAGCAGTGAACGACCAGCCTGTGCCTG AGAGGAAGTGGACGGTGGCAGACGTGCGGCAGGGCTGTCAGTACGAGTTCCGGGTCACAGCTGTGGCTCCCTCAGGCCCCGGAGAGCCTGGGCCTCCATCAGATGCTGTCTTTGCTCGGGACCCCATGA GACCCCCTGGGCCGGTACGGAACCTCCAAGTCACAGACACGTCAAACACCAGCATCAccctgagctgggctgggccGGATGCCCAGGATGGGGATGAAGCCCAGGGATACATTGTGGAGCTGTGCGGCTCAGACAGCCTCCAATGGCTCCCGTGCCATGTGGGCACCGTGCCAGCCACCACCTACACAGCCAAGGGGCTTCGGCCCAGAGAGGGCTACTTCGTGCGGGTGACAGCAGTTAATGAAGGGGGCCAGAGCCAGCCCACTGCTCTGGACACACTAGTGCAAGCCATGCCCGTTACTG TCTGCCCCAAGTTCCTCATGGACTCCAGCACCAAGGACTTGCTGACGGTCAAGGTCGGGGACACTGTCCGTGTACCTGTCTCCTTTGAA gCTGTGCCCATGCCTGAGGTGACCTGGCTGAAGGATGGCTTGCCCTTGCCCAAAAGAAGTGTGACTATCACCAAGGATGGCCTCACCCAGCTTCTGATCCCTGTGGCCAGCCTCTCGGACAGCGGTCTTTACACTGTGGTGCTGAGGACCCCACAGGGGAAGGAGGTTGCCCACAGCTTCCACATCAGGGTGGCAG CATGCCCGCAGGCACCTGGACCCATCAACCTGCAGGAGAACGTGCTTGGGACGGTCACGGCCGAGTGGGAGCCCTCCCCAGATGAGGCCCAGGGTGTCCCACTGCACTATGCAATATTCACGCGCTCCTCAGCACACGGCCCCTGGCGCGAGGCGGCCGACCGTATCCACACAAACCGCTTCACCCTCCTGGGCGTCGTCCCCGGCCATGAATACTACTTCAGGGTGGTGGCCAAGAATGAGCTGGGGACCAGCAAACCCTCGGACACCAGCCAGCCCTGGTGCATCCCCCGGCAGCACG ACAGGTTCACAGTGAAGGCTCCGAGCTACCGGGAACCCGATCTGAGCCAGAAGCCCCGGTTCCTGGTGGGCCTGCGGTCCCACCTGTTGCCCCAGGGCTGTGAGTGCTGCATGAGCTGCGCGGTGCAGGGCTCACCCCGGCCCCACGTCACCTGGTTCAAGAATGACCAAAGCCTGGAAGGAAACCCTGGGGTGTACAGCACCGACCTGCTGGGCGTGTGCTCCCTCACCATCCCCAGTGTGTCCCCGAAGGACAGCGGCGAGTACAAGGCTGTGGCCGAGAACATGCTGGGCCAGGCAGTCAGCACAGCCACCCTCATCGTCATAG AATCCAGCTCCTAG